GCGATCGGATCAAACGAATCTCGGATGGTGCGACGATCGACGAGATCGACGAGGATGAAATCGTTCCTCTGTATCAATTCAACGTCGGTGCGCAGATCACGTCGATATTTTAAGTAGTGAAAATGAAAGGATTTTACGGTATAAGGAGGAGAAGAACGTGGGAAGGTACGGGATAGGGAGGCTTAGCCTCTTTGTCGGTTCTCTTCCGCTCTTGGCCTGTTCGTTCGCGGGGGATCCGGGGAAACGAACCCAAGACGACCTGACGGCGAAGGCGCTGGCCCGGTTTGAGGAGTTTCAGTACGTACCGGGTGAGACCGAGGGAAGGGAACCGGCGGTCAATGGTTCACTCAAAGCAGCGGAAATCGACGACTGCGAGGGGAAGACTCTTCTTTCCGGAAAAGTGAATTTCGCCGGGACGCTCAAGGCGGACGTTCACGACATGCTTGTAGGTAAAAAACACCCAAAACCCTTTTCCAGCTATCCTCCGGAAACTCAAAGGCGCTTTCTCTCCATATACGATCCGCCGATCGACACATTGACGATTCCGGTCCAACATAACGTGACGTTTTGCATGCGACCCGGGACGACAACCTTGTCCGGGTCCGTGGAAGACAACGGCAAACAATACGCACTGTCGCCCGAGTCCCGGCTGATTTCCGGAACACGAACATCCCTCCAAGAGCCCGGCCTCGCTCTTTCTCTCCGTTTCCTCCGGCCGAATCTGCATTACGACGACCTGCCGCCTCGGTTGCGAAACTTGTCGATCCTGTCCGACAAGGGCGCTTTACCGGTCTTTGACGATCGAGACACCTACAGTGTCGACGCGGGAATCATGCTTCGTAAGATCGACTCTTCGGTGACACAGGGGGAGTACTCCGTGATCGGCGTGGGCGGGAGCAAGCTGATCGAGGGATTTTTTAATAAAGGGGGAAAAATTCAGGGGCCGGTCACCGGGCGGGTCGAAGTCGAGGGGAATATTCGGATCGCGGAATCCGAAGTGGCCGCCGACCCGGTTGTCGTCGCTCCCCCTTCTCCCAAAATTGCGGGAACCTTGAATTCGACCGTACCCCAACCTGGAACTGAATCGCCCATTCGATCAGCGGCACCGGCATCGCCAGGCGTACCCACTCCCGTTGTGGCTCCGATCCAGAATTTTCCGGCTCCTGTTCCGCCGACTAACTCTTCGCTACCGCCACCGACTCGAACCGCCTCTCGCCCACCTGTCCCGAGAGAAACGACAATGGCGCCGGTTCCACGAATTGAAATCCCCCCTCCGGAATCGTTTTCAACCAATCCGGTGCATTCGCGGGCCGATTTCCAACGCTTGGATGCCTATCGAAAATACCGCGACACGTCGGGTGGAACTTATGATGAGGTGCAACGGGCTTGCAAAGGCATGCGTCAGGTCGCCGTTGTTATTGCCGGAACACAGACCGGCGACCAAGACCAATCCTATCAACGGTCCGCCGATCCTGTCATTGACGCCGAATGCGTAGCAGCAGCCAAGGACGTGGTGGCCGCCATTCGGGAGTCCGAATTTGACTTAGGATACAGACTTCATTTCTGCCAATCGGGACCGACACAGGGAGATGTGTTCGTTAATCCGGCCCGTGTAGATGACAAGGGAAATGTTTTCCCTCTAGCCGAATGGTATCAGGCTTCCTCGAATAACATGTACGAGGATCCCCGAACGAAAGATGTTTATTTCGCATCGGTTGCGACGAGACTGGCGCCCAAGAGCACTTTTTATGATTCGCTTCCAAAGCTGGATCCGAACAGGGCATACATTTGGGGAGCGTTGCTGGCACAGGGGACCAGCGACCTTGTCCCGCAGAAAATCACGTTTATCGGTACGATCCGCGCCAACAACGGCCGGCCGTATTATGAATGTTCGCTGCCCGGGATATCCCGTCTTCCGTTCTGTTTTCGAACTGAGTTCGCGGGTGAGAGAGTTTTTCGAGCTCTCCGCTTTATCGGAGTCCATAACACAGGATTCGATACGCATCCGTTCAACCGTTCGTGGGCGGACGAAGCCCGCGTCGCTCAAAGATAGAGCTCGAATTTTTCCGCGATTCGGCCTGCCTTGATCCGGGGCGCCTCTCATATACGATTGTATTCACGAACCCGATGCCCTCACCGAAGGAAAGAAGGCGAGCCGAGAGAATTCAGCGCCGATTTGGATTTAAATTTGAAGCGGAAGGCAAAACGATTTCCGGAACCATTCTGAACCTTTCTGAAGTCGGAATGCTGATCCAGGCGGACCGCGTCTTTCAGCCCGGATCCAGGATCACGATTCCCCTGCAAATCGCCCCCGGTCAGACGTTTTCACTCCAAGGGAACGTCGTCTGGAGCAGACCTCCTAAGAAACCCCTCGGCCGGGTCCGGGAACCGGGAACCATGGGAATCGATCTTGGAGCGACCCCCTCGAAATACACGCAGTCGGTCGCACAATTGCGTGAGTACCTGACGCAGTCCGCACCTCGCGGCAGAGACAATCGATTCGATGTGTTTCATCGCGTGCAATTCAAATCCGGAGCGGAGTTTTTGACGGAGTACACGGAAAACCTGAGCCGGGGAGGAATGTATCTGGCGACGGACCGCGACTTGAAAGTGGGCACGGTGATACAAATTCAGATGGAATTTCCAGGTACGGACGAACCCCTGGAGATTAAGGGACGAGTGGCCTATCGGATGTCTGCGGCCGCGGCCAAGGCTACGGGAAGAAGCCAGGGACTCGGTATTCAATTCGTAAATCTTTCCGAAACGGCGACGAACGTATTGCATCAGTATATCCGCCGCCTCGAGATCCATCGGTTGACGGAGCAGCGCCGCCAAACGGATGTCCTCCCTTCCCACGGTTCGTTGGCCGATTTCCTCGTGCCCGAACTCTTGCTGTACTTCCATCGCAACCAAAGCATGGGCGTACTCCGCTTAAAGCGCCGAAACATTGGAAAGAGCATCTTCTTTCAGAAAGGCCAGCCGGTGTACGTCGATTCCGAGTTGCAGAGCGAATCGCTCGGACAATACCTTGCGGCGCAAGGCGTATTGCAGCTTGAAAATATGACGAAATGGCTCCCCGCCCTTGAGCGGGGAGATTTTGAATTATGCCGATTTCTCCTCGGCCATCACATGATTGAGCAGGCTCGCCTGCTTCAGCTCATGGTTTCCCACCAAGAGGATAAATTAATCAACGTGTTTTCCTGGTTCGAAGGAGAGTTCTCGTTTTCGGCCCAACCAGGCCCGCCCCCTTCGATTCTTCCCCTCCAAACGTTTCGAATTATTTTTGACGGGATCTCACGTTGGTTCGATGCGGCCATGATAGGCGCCTGGATGGGTTTAAGCGAGGACAGCGCGCTGATACGGAAGGAAATGCCTTCCGCTCAAACGACGCTTCCGCCTCTTGCGTACGCGGTCTTGCACGAATTGTGGGTTCCGATGACGATCCGCCGCCTGGCCGAAGAGTTGCACGCGCCGATTTCCGAACTTGTTCCGATCGCGTTCGGACTCATCGTGTGCGGATGGGTCAACCTCGAATTTTCCTCCGAAAAACCTGCGGAACGCGCGCCAATTCAGAAAATCGCCTCGCCGCAAGCCAAGGCAACCGCCGATGCGGATGCCCTTGCGAAGGAAATCACCGTGGATTTCGACCGTCTTCAGACCTTTGACTTCTATCATGTCCTTGGGATCGAACGAAGCGCCTCTGCGGAACAAATCGAAACATCTTATCGAGCGCTCGCGGAAAAATACTCACACGAGCGAACGAAACAGATTCAAGACCCGGCCTCACGGGGGAAGGTGTCGCAAATCCTCGCCTGGATTCAGGTCGCCCGCAACACGCTTTCCGATCCGAGCATGCGCGCCCATTACGATCACAAGAGCGATCTGGAAGCATCGAGAACTTCGTCCATCCCATCCATGAAAGCCCAGGAAGCGATTTCCACGGCGCTCGAAGCGATCGACCGCGGGGACGCGTCCAAGGGGCTGGCGATCCTGCGAGCCGGCGCCGACCAGCATCGCGATCACCCCACTCTGAGCGCCTACGCCGGTTGGGCCATGTTTCAGACCGACCGAAAAAAACATGCGGCCGCCGCTGCGAAATCATTGGAGGAAGGAATCGCCCGCGATCCATCCGATCCATATCTTTTCTA
This genomic interval from Bdellovibrionota bacterium contains the following:
- a CDS encoding TIGR02266 family protein; its protein translation is MPSPKERRRAERIQRRFGFKFEAEGKTISGTILNLSEVGMLIQADRVFQPGSRITIPLQIAPGQTFSLQGNVVWSRPPKKPLGRVREPGTMGIDLGATPSKYTQSVAQLREYLTQSAPRGRDNRFDVFHRVQFKSGAEFLTEYTENLSRGGMYLATDRDLKVGTVIQIQMEFPGTDEPLEIKGRVAYRMSAAAAKATGRSQGLGIQFVNLSETATNVLHQYIRRLEIHRLTEQRRQTDVLPSHGSLADFLVPELLLYFHRNQSMGVLRLKRRNIGKSIFFQKGQPVYVDSELQSESLGQYLAAQGVLQLENMTKWLPALERGDFELCRFLLGHHMIEQARLLQLMVSHQEDKLINVFSWFEGEFSFSAQPGPPPSILPLQTFRIIFDGISRWFDAAMIGAWMGLSEDSALIRKEMPSAQTTLPPLAYAVLHELWVPMTIRRLAEELHAPISELVPIAFGLIVCGWVNLEFSSEKPAERAPIQKIASPQAKATADADALAKEITVDFDRLQTFDFYHVLGIERSASAEQIETSYRALAEKYSHERTKQIQDPASRGKVSQILAWIQVARNTLSDPSMRAHYDHKSDLEASRTSSIPSMKAQEAISTALEAIDRGDASKGLAILRAGADQHRDHPTLSAYAGWAMFQTDRKKHAAAAAKSLEEGIARDPSDPYLFYFRGMIYAAESNWIKAEACFSKAIRLRPQFPKAVVAHESTRTKRIERERISKTFGLLDT